The Humulus lupulus chromosome 4, drHumLupu1.1, whole genome shotgun sequence genome has a window encoding:
- the LOC133832266 gene encoding uncharacterized protein LOC133832266, translated as MKEILSKKRKMEDYEIVALTKECSAILQRMLPQRLRDSGSFTIPCTIGKFERKHALCDLGASINLMPLSVSKRLGLGEARPTTITLQLAYRLVKHPWGIIEDVLVNVDKFIFPADFIVLDMEEDMDVPIILGRPFLATGQALIDVQKGEL; from the coding sequence ATGAAAGAGATTTTgtctaagaaaagaaaaatggaagactATGAAATTGTGGCGCTCACTAAAGAATGTAGTGCTATATTGCAAAGGATGCTGCCCCAAAGGTTGAGAGATTCGGGGAGCTTTACTATACCTTGTACAATTGGAAAATTTGAACGAAAGCATGCCTtgtgtgatttgggggcgagtatTAATCTGATGCCTTTATCTGTGTccaaaagacttggtttgggtgagGCAAGACCAACAACAATCACTCTACAATTAGCATATCGATTAGTGAAGCATCCATGGGGTATCATAGAAGATGTTCTTGTGAATgtggataagtttatttttcctgCTGACTTTATCGTTCTTGACATGGAGGAGGATATGGATGTACCTATTATTCTTGGAAgaccatttctagccacaggACAAGCTCTCATTGATGTTCAAAAGGGAGAGCTTTAA